A single Clostridiales bacterium DNA region contains:
- a CDS encoding ABC transporter permease subunit: MIAIFNREFKSYFTSVTGFIFMSVFLFISGLFFALTDLIPASGEYNSVLQSITFIFLFLVPILTMRSIAEETHQKTDQLLLTSPLTLPQIVLGKYFAAVALFFVTLLITCLYPLILSMFGSIQGWEIVGNYVGFALMGSAFIAVGLFISSLTESQVASAVGTFGALLFIWLIDWLQQGLPTSLTAGIVFAAIIVAAISLIIYYTTRNVYAGIITALAGAIAIIIVYFSKKTLFEGFTARFLGWFSLLKRFDTFSMGILDVSSIVYFITFSAAFVFLTIRVIDKRRWS; encoded by the coding sequence ATGATAGCTATATTTAACAGGGAATTTAAGTCTTATTTTACATCTGTAACAGGATTTATCTTTATGTCCGTCTTTTTGTTCATATCGGGATTGTTTTTTGCTTTGACAGATTTGATCCCGGCAAGCGGAGAATATAATTCCGTACTTCAAAGCATTACGTTTATTTTCTTGTTTTTGGTACCAATACTGACGATGAGATCTATTGCAGAAGAAACTCACCAGAAAACGGACCAGCTTTTGCTTACGTCGCCGCTCACGCTTCCGCAGATCGTGCTTGGAAAGTATTTCGCAGCAGTAGCCTTGTTCTTCGTTACGCTGCTTATTACATGTTTATATCCGCTTATACTTTCTATGTTCGGGTCTATTCAAGGATGGGAGATTGTAGGAAATTATGTAGGTTTTGCTTTGATGGGTTCAGCATTTATTGCAGTGGGGTTGTTTATATCCTCATTGACAGAAAGCCAGGTTGCGTCAGCCGTAGGAACGTTCGGCGCGCTGCTTTTTATCTGGCTTATAGATTGGCTTCAGCAAGGGCTTCCGACCAGTCTTACGGCCGGTATAGTATTTGCTGCGATAATCGTCGCAGCTATAAGTCTCATCATATACTATACAACGCGAAATGTTTACGCCGGAATAATAACGGCTCTTGCAGGTGCAATAGCAATTATAATAGTATACTTTTCAAAAAAGACATTGTTTGAAGGCTTTACAGCCAGATTTTTAGGATGGTTTTCGTTGTTAAAGCGATTTGATACTTTTTCCATGGGTATACTTGATGTGAGTTCGATTGTATATTTTATCACCTTCTCTGCGGCATTCGTATTTTTGACAATACGGGTAATCGACAAGAGAAGATGGAGCTAA
- a CDS encoding ATP-binding cassette domain-containing protein has protein sequence MIEVQNVSKRYGQHVALDNVSFTIKDGEVLGFLGPNGAGKSTMMNIITGYISATDGNVKVDGVDILESPEEAKKKIGYLPELPPLYMDMTVEEYLLFVSKIKKVPSDNIEKSLKRIMNVTKITDVRGRLIKNLSKGYKQRVGLAQSIIGNPKVLVLDEPTVGLDPKQIIEIRNLIKELGKQHTIILSSHILPEVSAVCDRVLIINKGKIVASGTPDELSKKLSYSNNLMLRIKGRAHDILNALKKLENIEKIKEQGVREPGTVDVLVEAKKGVDIRESLFRLMSASGLPILMMKSMDLSLEEVFLQVTTQEEGGNVK, from the coding sequence ATGATAGAGGTCCAAAATGTAAGCAAGCGTTATGGACAACATGTTGCATTAGATAATGTCAGCTTCACAATAAAAGACGGTGAAGTATTGGGCTTTTTAGGTCCAAATGGTGCTGGCAAATCTACCATGATGAACATTATTACAGGATACATTTCGGCAACAGATGGAAATGTTAAGGTGGATGGAGTGGATATACTGGAAAGCCCTGAAGAAGCCAAGAAAAAGATAGGTTATCTTCCGGAGCTTCCTCCGCTTTATATGGATATGACTGTTGAGGAGTATCTTTTATTCGTAAGCAAGATAAAAAAAGTACCGTCGGACAATATCGAAAAAAGCCTTAAAAGAATAATGAATGTTACCAAAATTACCGATGTAAGAGGAAGACTTATAAAGAATTTATCAAAAGGTTATAAGCAAAGAGTAGGCTTGGCTCAATCGATTATAGGAAATCCGAAGGTGCTCGTGCTGGATGAGCCGACAGTAGGCCTCGATCCAAAGCAGATTATTGAAATCAGGAATCTTATTAAGGAGCTTGGGAAACAGCATACTATAATATTGAGCTCTCATATATTGCCAGAGGTAAGCGCAGTATGCGATCGGGTACTTATCATAAATAAGGGAAAGATTGTTGCAAGCGGCACACCCGATGAGCTTTCGAAGAAACTAAGTTATAGCAATAACCTTATGTTAAGAATAAAGGGAAGGGCTCATGATATACTAAATGCTCTTAAAAAGTTAGAAAATATAGAGAAGATCAAAGAACAAGGGGTAAGGGAGCCCGGAACCGTAGATGTTCTGGTTGAAGCTAAAAAGGGCGTGGATATTCGTGAATCACTGTTCAGGCTTATGAGTGCCTCGGGTCTTCCTATTCTCATGATGAAATCAATGGACCTTAGCCTTGAAGAGGTATTTCTGCAGGTTACGACCCAGGAAGAAGGAGGAAATGTTAAATGA